The Chelmon rostratus isolate fCheRos1 chromosome 9, fCheRos1.pri, whole genome shotgun sequence sequence AAATGTCCTCATGGTATTTATGTCTGACTACTTGTGACTGCTTAGTCAGTGTGCTGTAGCGGAGAGATGCTGAATGTGCTTATTCCccctttttttgttgctttgtttgatGTTTATTGAGAATAACATCATAAAAACTGCCTCAATTACAAAGCAGTCACTAACCTGTCTGACCAGCATCATGCTTTGATTTAGACTTTCTTTTACTTAGTGTGAATCCTTGAAATAACTTTTTCTCAATTGCATTATCAATAGCCTTTCGTTGCATTTAAATCTGAATTACAATTTACAAAAATGCACTCAGTTTTGTGCAGCGATGCCTATCTAAAGTTTGCATTATCATAAAAGTCATGTAAAATTAAGATTATGGCAAACATATTTGCTATTTCAAgtcttgcattttaaaaagtgtcatttttggTTTCATGAATGTCACATTAACACAATGTAACAGTTTCTCCCAAAAGATATACAGCCTTTTATATATAGCTTCTGGAGGGAGAGTTATTCCCAGCAGGTTGTATAGGACGACTTCAACAATAGCTCGATTTTTTCAGCAGCACCATGCAGTCTTTGAAAACTCTCTGTGGAGCTTCATGAGAGCAGCACTCTTATATCTGTTATTTCACAACCCAGCCATAGCCGCATTAATCTCCTGGGCCACTCAAAAGAAAAGGCAATACAGCATGTTTTGAATTATTAACCAAACACTTAAGAAATAATTTTTCTCCAATATTTGCCTTCCTAGTGCCCTCGAAAACTGGAACGAAAACACACCATAGTAAGTTTGCCTTCTTGCAGTTTTACATTTGAGGTTGTAGGCATTCAGTTGAATCTGTTAGAATCgatccagcagcaggaagggcTCTGATGCCCAGATCAATACTAACAAATGCGACGATTCAGAACCATTGTTGCTAACATGCCCATTTAACAGGTAATTCATCAAATCTGAAAATCTAACTTTCCTGCCAAAGTCTGCCAAATGACAGTTTGTAGCAATTTTGCATTTCAAAGAAGTTTCACCTGAATGGAGAATTTTCAGTATCAAgacaagtgtaaaaaaaaaaaaaaaaattctgcgATGGAGTGATTTACATAGGAAACAAGTGAGATTATTCTGTCACATCAAagctttattatttatttaagttcATGACTCAATATGAGCATTGATTAGTGCAGGTTTATGTGATTAGTCTGTGTAGTTTTCCTGATAGTATGACAGAAATCATTATGTAGGAGAGCATTGACACAAATAGAGTTAAGAAAAGCAGTGGAATTCTTCCTAAATTGGTACAAAAGTGCAGTAATATGTATGTGCAATAATAAGTGAAGCAATGTCCAAATACATCCATTATATTCTGAGTTTACTTAtcaaaacttttcttttgtttcatgaCCCCTCAGACCAGAAGACGCTCAATAAAAGCTGGCTTcctcacaacaaaacaacacacaaagccCTCTGGATTCTTCTATCTCTGGCGATCAACTCAACCTCCTCAACCAGGCAGATCGTAGCCTGCGGTACAGTTACCTGCACCCCGTCGTCCTCGGCCCCTCCGAGAAACTCTGCCTGCAGGACGTCAAACTCTTCTCCCTCAGCATCAATCTGAGCCAGGCGTGTTCTGCATTTTTCAAAGGACTGCTGTGTCTGCGTTTACATTTGTTCGGACACAAAACCAAGCTGAAAGCGCTTTCAGCAAGAGGACACGACAATAACTGTGATGCCTGTTCATTTTAATGTACTTGTTTGTGCTTAAGAAGACAGTGGCTGGAAGGTCACTGGAAGGTCATGGCGAGCTGTTTCTCCTGCACTTTGAATGGATGTATGGCGTTCAACACAAGCACCGCGTGAGTTAGTAGGTGTGCAGTGTATTAATGTCTGCGAACTGGATGATTTGATCAAAGgggtaaaaaaatatatatacagaaGCAGGTTGTTCCCAGGTGGATTTTTGTGATTAATATGACAGAAATTTAgcatgactttttaaaaatgtttacaaTATTACAGAATATCCAGAAATTGACTGGTTTTGGGAAAACTGCAAATGACTGGTTGCCTTTCAGATGTATGTGTCACCCTGGCATTTTGACAGATGTGCTCCTTCTCACAGGGAAAATCCACCCATGGATGCTCTTACACTGTTAAAAATCACCTGTCTGTGATATTAAATGTGCACAAGGAGTTCTTTTGTGGcataacatttaaaatgtactttttacttttttaagcAGAACAAATTTTCCTTAATCTCTGTCATCTATTTCAGTGTCAGGTTTTTATTTCCTACAGTTTCCAGAATGCTTTTAGACAAGcctgaaattattatttttaaaaaaggtgagACACACTTACCATCCAAGCATACTGTGGCTTGTAGCTGCATTCTGGTCTGCGAGTATTTCTTTTGAGAGGGAGGACCAGCGGTTCCCGAATTATTTTTCCCTTAAAATGAATTTATAGTTGCACCCCCTCCTCACAGGTTATGTATGTCAATGAGTGGTAATGAAGTTTAACCaaagagtgatttttttgtGCACATATCAATTCATTTGAATAGTTATTGACCTGCAAACTTAAAGTCAGACAACAATGTTATATTTATCTTTCATTCTACtcaacagaaatatatttttactCATTGATCATCTTCGGCACCCCTCAGATTATTTCGGGACCATTCGGGAGCTACCACCCCAGGTTGGATACCACTTTTTTAAACAGTTAAGAAGCGCATCCTCATTGTTGCATCCATGGAAATACCTGTCCAATAATCACAAGAGTACGAACAATACGCcaccaaacaacaaaatcaatcaaaaaatgCGTCACCAAATACCATTTTACCAACAGTGTAACCATTTGTggtggattttccctttaattcACAAGATAAAGTCAGAGTATTCTTAATATATCACACGCTATGATAAAAGTGTCAGGCTTATAGATTGTTCCATAGGTGATGAATTGATTAACAACACAAGCTATCATGTTGAGTTCACTAATTTTTACTGAGATCTGTCTTGCTTACATAGTGATGTTACTTTTCAAGTGGAGAAATACTTTCTCAAgccaaattgttttttttactgtaggTCTCAGGTCTTTAGTGGTCTATCAATTATGTGcttattttgtttctgctttctAAAAATCCACAGTAGCTATGGATACATTTAAAAATTACTGAACGAGTGAATGTATTCAAgagctattttttattttgtattactTGATGATGTTGGCTGAGTAATATGCTGAACTCAACACATTGGGCAAGCCAATCCAGTTATCTCACCCACCTGGCCTCCATGTTTACAGGTTAGTTTTGCAGCTGCCGTCAGTGTAGTTATGATGGTGGAAGATTAGACAATCCATTCACGGGACAAGTGAGCACTGTCAATCAAATAGTAGAAAACCTGTAGAATGCTTTACACAGTTGATGGTGTTGATGCACACTGCGAAAGAAATGTCCATCGTAACAGAATTTTACACGTTTCGCTAACTGTCTCTGTGTATGCTAGCAGTGCAATAGCAGAATAAGCTAGCCTACAGTTAGTACCTTACAGTACTGCCAAAACTATGATTTTACATTTAATCAAGCAAAAGCTACCAACAAGATTAAATGAATGAGttcatttcaatattttcactgtattttaagAAGGAGCTGACACAATTTTGAAGTAACTTTGatgctatctttttttttatccctaCTGTTAGCATCAAAAATGTGTCTCGAACAAAACCAACCGATGGGCATTGAAAACTACAGAAAATATTTAATCCTCTCCACCTTATTCCCTTTTTGCAACCATTTGTAATTTACACCACATAGTAAAACTAACTAATTTCATGACTCAAAAGGAATAGGTTGTAGGTTTCATAATTTTAGGCCACACAAAGAATATTACGCTAATTAGCTACAGCTGGAAAACTAGCTATCTATGTTGTTCTACATGCAGTAGGCTAGCTCATTTACTACTACAGTACTGAAGGCCTACACTACAGTATATGTATTAATAGTCTACATGGCTCCAGCTAGCCTAAGATTCATTGACAGTTCTTTTACTTGTTTCATTTGAGTACCCAGTGTCTTGTTAAGATGGACATTTTTGAACTGTGTGTTCACTCTGACAGGACTATCATTGGTTTTCTTGTATGCTAGAGTCTGGACGTGACCATTCTTGGTGGAAAAACGGTTTGAATTTACTAAGTGCTTAAACTAGATATCGTGTAGGCCTATCCAGACTGTGGATGGATGCTGTCAGTGGTAACTGGTTTGAACTGTGATGCTCCAACGTTGGACACTGATGGAGCCACTGAAGAGGAACTTTTTATGTGGTGGTGAAAAGAGAGTGTATAAATTGTGAATAAACTTTGAAATTCGATGTATTGTTATTCCgctgtgagtttttttttcacttctgttCAGCCTTTCCAAGAATGACAAACAGGTTGTCATTATAACAACAATAGTGTCTTAAATAGACTGCATTTTTGGGTAACATATATTTCAGTTTAAGCCAAATTAGGGACAAATTTGAAAGTTTTATTACTTCGACAACATGCATCGATGGCAAGAATGGGAAattatatatatgaaaaaactATATCTCAAAATAGTGTGCTCCTGAAAATATGATAAGATATTAATATGATAgttgttaatgtgttttatgcAAAACAAATGGTATGTAACATGTGACATCTCACTCACAGTGTATCTTAAGGCTTTAACAGAAGACTGCAGATTCTTATGTGGTGTGTCCACTGCTGGCCAGAACCAACTTGGTTGCGTTACTGGTCAGCTATTTTCAAGATGGGATGATTATTTTCTACCATAAGCTTCGTTCTGAGGTTTTTTTCAGGCAACAAACAGTATGTGAATGAACACCACCAGCAAAACCACATTCCAACTCATTCCTACTTCTAAGTAGTCTTGTTTAAGAGACAAGAAAACTTCAAAAACATAAGCAGTGGTTCAGAAGAAATGtcttttattatgtttatttgcACATCAAACGTGTTGGAATAGTTATTTCCCAGATTCTGCACAACTTATACATTACTTTACATGAAATCCATCTTTAATTTGATGTAGTCACACACTAGCACTGCCTGCAAGAGTGCCAATGCTAGAACAGCATGCACTTTAAGAGGCTCTCGAGAAAAGGGCTCACAAATGAAAGTGCACAGTACTGTTTACTGACATGAGGAAAATTCACTAGTTGAGAGCCagcaaagaaaatgtcacatatCCCAATACATTATAgatgttttaattttaatggCATCatagctttttatttatattaatatatttattattgcagttgcacatacacacagcttttatcttttcaatgtttcatcattttttcaaTATGTTTTTAGGTTAAAACGATGTATTGCATTGTGCCTGAAGTTAAGGAAGTTTCTCCTCTGAACCAGCATGTGGTGAAGACGTTGAATATCATGCACTGCAGTGGACAGTGTTCTAAACATTCACACAATCTTAAgggaacacaaacactcatggAAGTAGGGGAAAGAAGACTTTTAAACAGTGCTTTTTTGTATATTCATGAACAAAGGTTTTATACATTGGGTGTCACATTATGCATTTTCAGAAGTGAAACTTAAAATTTTTTTCACTCCACTTAGTAAATCTAAATCTCTTCCTGATATGTTGCCTGCTTGTCACAAATTACTCACAATGGGGCCTTTTTGTCCAGATGGACCTGAAAATAAAGCCACTTAGAACATATCCTACCCCACCCCGCACTATCCGGCCCAGCAACCATGCTAACCCCCGTGCTCTTATACAGACACTTCTTGTTCTTTCTTAATTGGCACAGCAACTACTTACCACACTCCATACTGAACTTAGCTGGCCATATGTGAGTGACTTCTGCTCACGTTTCTTTGTGGCTGTGCAGTCTAATTCTGTTTATGTTTGGAGGGAAATGATAGGCTACGCTGCATGGTTGTGAGCTCCAACTGCCTTTTAAAACAAGCAAGAACTTGAGGGCTTTCAGGAGGCTCGTTTACATGAGTATACAGATGTgccacatttctttttaattgagACTTACTCAGCAGACACAAGAGCATTATTGAAAACTATGATGTTTGCATAATTATAGAAACCCTCTGGCAACAAAAATGTGTGAGAAATTGTTCCATAAGATGCAGCTAACATAATTTATTTCCTCAGGTCCAACTATTTCTACTCTCATTATGAGCATCACTGTCAACATCTCATGCAGCTCATGCTTTCTCCAGACGGCAATAACTGCATGacgctgctctcctcctcctcccattcaAGTTTAGTCAgactgctttttattttttgtaaccTGAATTCTTTGCTTGGCCAATAAATAGCAGGAGGGGCCCTCAGCTTGAGCAGtcccactctcctcctcttccactcaGCATTTGTCTGACACCATGTGGACCCAGGCCATCGCTCTGCTCCTTCTGCTCGCCTGCTGCCTTCGGCCGGCTGAGGCTCAGAGCGACGGCAGCAGGAGACAAAGCATCTGGGATGATCCCATCAAATTCAAAACCAAGGAAAATGACTTGTGCACCATGATCATCACCGGCCAAGGGGAATTCACCAGGCTGAGGCTGTGGTGCCAGAGCAGCAAGCGGTCCTACTGGTGCGAATATGTGGGCCAGCCTCACACCTGCCGTTCCTACAACAAAAACCCTCGTCACTACTTCGTCCAGATGATGTGGGGCCTCAGAAAGCTCCACAATGCCTGCCAGGCGCCAAGGCAGATCCAACCTCACATGTGCAGGAAGGCAACTAATGATTCTCAAATGGTCTTCTCATCTGCTTCCTTCTCCCGGCCATGGCCAGAGGCTCCTTCCAGGCCTGCAAGACCTCGACCTCCTGCAGCTACAAGTCCTGATTCTGTAAGGCAAGCTTCCACAAAAGCTACTCGCGTCCCACCAAGGGCAAGGACCACACAGAGAACCAGTCCACAACCAACGACACCTCCTGGGGAGAGCAATGCTAAGAGGATTGCTCGGCAGTACTGCTGGAGGTCACTGCAAGGCCTCTGCTCCTACGtcattggtttggtttggaATTAACGAGGAAGGTGAGCTGCAGTACTGGGCCTCTTCATCAACACACAGCTTATATCATGTTGTTTCATGACTAATCTAAGTGCTCTGTGGATTCAACTTTGCCTCCAgcattctgcatttttctgatgCGCATAATTTACAACTGTATAtgcattttctcctctgttatATTCACAGATTTAAAATTCTGATGAAGATAACTTCTGATGTCTGATTAAAGTGGCCCTGGGAGGGAAATTCCAGACCAGAAGCTTGTTCGCCCATGGTAAAAGAACTGTAGCGCTCTCTTCAGGGACAGGGATGGTACTGCTGTGATGTCCATTGAAGGATTTCTCAGTGAACTCTACATGCATCATTTCCCAAGTGTAACAGCAGAAAAACCTCTTCTCTTGACTGTGTAAGaacaaatgtttttctaaaaagTCCACACATTGTGAATGCAACTACTACTTTAACTTGTGAGAGGGTTTCTGTAGCTAAACCAAACATTACAACAATATATGGGCCCAGGACAGAAGAGACACACAACTTAATGGTGTCacttgtttgtatttatgtttgtaaCTTGTATATAATCTACTTGCATCACTTAATATTATCTTGAATATCACATTGCTGGGAAAGaccaatatttttattttgctctgaaAAAGGCAGTGATTTCTGTACTGGTGTGTTTGACAGGATAATATAATGTATGTGAAAATgattgtgttaaataaataaacactatTCTCAATTATTCTGTACTGAATAGCTTTATCGCTCCttcatgatgaaaaacaaatacaaaaatcttgcaaaaaaaagttaaatgtgTTGAGTTAAGTGAGGTTTGATAGCATAAGAATAGCAAGATTGAACACGTCTGCTAATAACATTACATCTTATGTCTACAACTCACAATGATCATCAAATAGTGGAATTGCCTGCTATATTGCATTTTACCTTTAGGTGCCGCTGTTGCTTAAGTTAAACAGACCACAaagttcagtcagtcagtgatttTCTCCAAGGACATCTGGCTTGTTCCAAGGTAGTGCAAGTCAAGTCCAGTGaaggttttaaaagaaaataattatttccaTTTGTTTCAAATAAAAACTTTGAAAGCGCAGTTTCCATAAAGCAGGTGTACTTATTGAATCAGCCAAAACAGATTTGATTTTAGTTTAGTTAGATTTTAGTCATGATATCTCAATAGTGCTTACAGgtttatgtaaaaatacaaccttgccttttttcttatttgaatAAATTCTAATTTAGAACCTAGAAGAGAAATAAGATGTCACTGCGCTGGTTGCAGACCAGATAAAGAAGTGCAATTTTTTGATTTTAGTGGTATCATTTCATTTGATCTTACTAGTATTATTTCCataatttgattaaatgttgAAAAGCTTTATTGAATTTAactaaaaatacatgtaaaagaCTGCCCTTTCATTGGCTGACTCCTGAAAAGTCAACAATGTTTGCAAGCCATCCAATcatgtgtgctctgtgtgtgtgtgtgtgtgtgtgtgtgtgtacagctaTCTTTGTGAAGACAAATGTGTGTATAAGACGTTGAGAGTAAGGAAGGTTTTGGCCAGTCCTCATTTTTAGACACACCTTTAAAGGGCTGTTTGAAGGCTGTGATGGGTAATGCTAGGTTAAGGGGCCAGGGAATGTCCTCACAaggagagaagtgtgtgtgtgtgtgtgtgtgtgtgtgtgtgtgtgtgtgtgtgtgtgtgtgtgaaggggagGGGAAGGCTGGGTTCTGCAGCAGCATACTAAAGCTGCAGGTGAAGGCAACTCTCAGCTATCAGGTGTCAGGACTATAAACTGAAGTTTACTCCGAAAACTTCAGGTAAGTCATCACTGTTTCATGATAACTGATGATATTGATAACTGACACTAACTTATTACTTTTGTATCAGTATAGTATTAGAACTTGTACATTAGAGTGTGTGTAGGCTGCTGCTTGCTTCAGTATTCAGTATTAATGTTATAATGCATATATTCTTAGAGTAAATTTAAGGGCCGATAAGGCACTTATCTAATTAAATTCCTTGTGGTACAACTGCTATATCTCTgttagagagtgtgtgtgtgcactaaaattttcttcttttactttgTATACACAATGACTGTTTCATCCAAGGCTATCTTCCAAATCAAGCTGCCATGGCCATTTATTAAATACAAGTTTTGGTCATTTATTAATATCTCTCATTTCACCAGAACTTTTTATTCCTcgtttttttctgaattaatCCTTAAGAGACATATTTTTATTCTCTATTTAAATTCCAATTATGCAATTTTTTCTATTGCCTTGTGTCTCATTCCGTTTCTTAATGCCTTTTTATGtcttatgtaaagcactttccTGCCTGCTTACCTTGCCTTTTTGTTTCAGAGTCACTGTTTTAATCTTTGAGTACTCCCACAACGTCTCTGCAGGAAAGCCAGTCATTTCCTTCGAAAACATAGTTCTAATAAGGGATTAAAGTGCCTCTTTTCAAGCAGGGGAAATTAAAGGGATTTGACGTTAGACATCTAATTCTGaatttatcctcttgcagggtGTGTTTTGCTGATTACATGGCTCTCCTCACCAATGTCACTATCCTGCTGGTCCTGGCTTGTATTTCTCATCAGCTGGTGTTGAGCAGCTGTCATAAGAGCCATGGACGGAAAGGAAGAGGGGTGGACAGAGGACAGCACAAGGACAAGCCAGGGCTAAAGGTGGGCCGTCAACCCAAATCTGCCTCTGCACAGCCCATTAAGGGCAAAATCGTTACCAAAGACAAATCAGATTGTACCTGGGCAGCAACAGGTGAGGACATCTTCATCCTGGGAGTCACCTGCAAGAAGGGAGACAGGAGATTCAGCTGTGAGTACATCGCCAGACCAGCTGTGTGTCCCCAGTACACCTCTAACGTCAAACTTTACTGGAAGCAAATGGCCAGGGCGCTGAAGAAGCAAAAGAACTTGTGCCAGGACAGTAACGCGTTGGTTAAGGCCGGTATGTGCAGAAGAGCTGCCAGAGATGCTCATTTCAGACTCCACGATGCACAGAGGAAGACTGACTCGCCCTCCATGCCACTGCCCCCACCCAGAGCTGTCAAGTCCTGTCAACCGAACAACAAGAAGCTGGCAGAGGAGTACTGCAACGACTCCTGGTCGAGCGTTTGCACATTCTTCTTTACTATGGTGCAGGATTATGATTGCTGAGACAGCAAAAAGTGAAGAACTGAACTAAATTCAGCTCTCTGTGCAGTCACACCAATACTTATTATAGATTCTTCACTGATATATTCTCACAGAATAGATTTATGTAGATTGCCCACATTTGAAGTATTTATCTAACCCTCAATAAATGCTTTTTCTATCTTTTGATGATTTGTCAGTGTGGTTTTTGCTTCTAAAGAAAACGTATTGCTAGCCCCCTCTCCATTTTTGTGTTCACATTCATGTAAGTTtatttaaaggtgtttttttcccaTAAACTCTGTTTTTACAATTTCATTTATGTCGAAGCCCTTTCCTGCcttttgcaaatgtgtgtgcacatgctgaAGGTATTTGCTGGGAGATTAGCAGTTTGAGCCTGTTGGGTATTGACACAGTAATTGAACCAGAGTGATGTTTAGAAGCCTTGCCCTGCATACTTTGGCACAGACAAGCCTCTGAATCCACATTCTCAGTGTGGAGCCATTAAAACATCACATGCTCCACTTGCAAAATCAAGAAAGAGAAGCAGGGTCTTGTTAAGTGTATCAGATaagtaacaacaaaaatatttgaCATGAAACTTAAGATTTATACAATATATTTGGCTTTTATAACAGGATCATTAGATCATTCCACTTCATTCATTCCATTTCAGTTTCAGAATATACACTTGATTCACAAAGTTTATCTGTTGCTTTAAACATTAACTTCATTAATGTCTTACATGACATTCAATCAGCAATATGCTGTAGCTAGCATTGCTGCAAAGTGTTCATGAATGGAACTCACTAATCTTCAGTGGTGGAAGTAATATAAATCATTACTTACTTAATTAATAAAAGCAGCATGactacaatataaaaatactccactacaagtgCAAGTCCTGAATTTAAAATTTAACTTAAACACACGATATGTAGCATTTcttcattaaaatgtctaaaaatgatggcctatgttatatattttgttgagttgtgtacttTCATTAacccaaatgtttccaacgAGGCTCAAACCCAGGCAAGGAAACGGTGTATTTCATTTGGTTGCCTGTCAATGGAAACACGGGAAACACCAGATGACTggtcagagagtgaggaaggaagtcagcgAGCGTGACTAaatgtaacatgaataaaatatcaCCTTGTTTGTGAACATGCctggtggttgtttaacaataaaaacaacgACTCCCATGAGCCCACGTTacttcatgacatcatcacGCTACaccttttgttattgttttcattgagagacacagagaaacacacactgtgcctttaaaagtacacaagtattagcaacaaaatgtacttaacaTAAAATTGCTCACAATGCAGAATGGCTACAGTTGCTAGATCACTATTTTTGATGTATTAAGCTGTACTTTAAGACTGTTGCTGGTCAAgttggagctaattttaacaaCTATTTTTGGCAGTGTAATCATGTCTCATAAactgatcatatgttttgtaagtaacatatttatttgaaaagtaACAAGTAAGTACAGctctaaaagaaaataaatgtagttaAGAGAAAAGGacaacatttttctctctgaaatgtggtgaaaaagtataaaatagcataaaatggaaatactcgaATAATTtacaaatacatcaaaattGTACCTAAGTACAGTACTAGaataaatatacttagttacacAATGTAGGTGCATTCCAGGGTGTTCTATGTTTCAGAATGTACATTTGTTGTTGGGTTTATGTGTCTTCTTTCAGAGGTGAGCGGGACAATTATCTGATGATATGATGGGATATCCTGTCAAGATTCAGCTAAATCATCAGTGTCAGTGCGAACATTCAGACAATCATACAGAGATTTTTAGACACAACTTTCTCCACCCAGAGCAGGTCCAACAGAGCGGAGCAGAGCAGCCCCGCGGCATGCTGGGATTTGACAGAGGGTAATGACTCTTATTTTTCTTCATGATTTCAGCTCCGTCTCCTGCTGTAACTTAATGCATTACCCATCGAGTTCACACCCTCAGCAGGTTGCATTCTGGGCTATGTAGGAAATCCCATAACGTCGGCTGAGGCGGACAAAGCAATGCGGCTGCAGCAAAATTAGAGGGCAGTCAGGAAATAAGTGCAGGAATGCAGAATTTAGAAGTACATTCAGGGAGGAGTTTTCTTTCAAGCAACTTTTTTAAACACCAGCTGCTGTGAACGCTTTGAGTGTGCC is a genomic window containing:
- the fgfbp1a gene encoding fibroblast growth factor-binding protein 1; translation: MALLTNVTILLVLACISHQLVLSSCHKSHGRKGRGVDRGQHKDKPGLKVGRQPKSASAQPIKGKIVTKDKSDCTWAATGEDIFILGVTCKKGDRRFSCEYIARPAVCPQYTSNVKLYWKQMARALKKQKNLCQDSNALVKAGMCRRAARDAHFRLHDAQRKTDSPSMPLPPPRAVKSCQPNNKKLAEEYCNDSWSSVCTFFFTMVQDYDC
- the fgfbp2a gene encoding fibroblast growth factor binding protein 2a, with protein sequence MWTQAIALLLLLACCLRPAEAQSDGSRRQSIWDDPIKFKTKENDLCTMIITGQGEFTRLRLWCQSSKRSYWCEYVGQPHTCRSYNKNPRHYFVQMMWGLRKLHNACQAPRQIQPHMCRKATNDSQMVFSSASFSRPWPEAPSRPARPRPPAATSPDSVRQASTKATRVPPRARTTQRTSPQPTTPPGESNAKRIARQYCWRSLQGLCSYVIGLVWN